AAAGGTTAATTTAATTAAATGGTTAGATGATTTTAAATTGTATAACTGAGCAGGTTTTGCAGGGGGATAAGCGGCAGCGCCATTCACCGTTTACATCAGTATTTATGAGCAAATAGTGCCGGATGGCGATGACGCTTATCCGGCCTACAACACGTTTCGTAATACCTACATTGCCGCCAGGTAAATCTCCATAATATCTGCATGAGTGGCCTGGATTGGGTTAGTAAAACCGCAGGCGTCCTTAAGCGCATTTGCTGCGAGCTCGGCAATATCCTTTTCCTTCACATTCAAATCACGTAAACCCGCTGGAATATTGACGCTGCTTGCGAGTTTTTGAATGGCTTTGATACAGGCTTGTGCACCGTCTTGATCGGACATGTGTTTAACTTCCACGCCCATCGCCGCAGCAACATCTCGCAAACGACCAGCCGCAGCAGAACTGTTGAATTTCTGTACATGAGGCAATAACACGGCATTACAGACGCCGTGCGGCAAGTCGTAGAAACCACCGAGCTGGTGCGCCATTGCATGAACGTAACCGAGCGAGGCGTTATTAAAGGCCATACCTGCGAGGAACTGCGCATAAGCCATTTCTTCGCGGGCTTGTTCGTTGCCACCTTCTGCTACCGCGATGGGTAGAGCTTTGCAAATCATGGTCACTGCTTTTAGTGCGCAGGCGTCAGTGATTGGCGTTGCCGCAGTGGAGACATAGGCTTCCACGGCGTGAGTCAGCGCATCCATGCCAGTGGCAGCGGTTAATGACTTCGGCATTCCCACCATCAGTGCGGAATCGTTTACCGACATTATCGGCGTAACGTGTTTATCGACGATGGCCATTTTGATGTGGCGCTCTTCGTCGGTAATGATGCAGAAACGCGTCATTTCTGATGCCGTGCCTGCGGTTGTGTTGATGGCTATCATTGGCAGTTGAGGGTGTTTAGAACGATCAACGCCTTCGTAATCATTGATTTTCCCACCGTTAGTTGCCACCAGGGCAATACCTTTGGCGCAATCGTGAGGTGAGCCGCCACCGAGTGAAATCACACAGTCGCAATTGTGCTGGCGCAGCAGTGCCAGCCCGGCCTGAACATTGCTGGTCGTTGGGTTTGGATGGGTACCGTCAAATACGAAGCTTTGAATATCACGGGTTTCCAGCGCTTGTTGCAGCTGTTTTGCCATGCCCAGAGTTGAGAGAGTGGTATCGGTGACGATCAGCGCCCGTTGTAAGCCATATTCACGTAGGTTGTTTAATGCATCATCGAGGCAGTTCATGCCAATAATGTTGACGGAAGGGATGTAAAACGTGGTTGCAGCCATAATAACTATCCTTAGTTAATGATAATGACTGACAACATATTCTTATAAGGGAAAAGTTAAAGATGAATAAAGAGGAAGTGGAATCTGCGCCACAAAAAGGAAAATTTAAGATGAATCAATGTTATTTATTATTTGTAAATCATAGGGATAGACATATCACTGACAGTCTTATTATTGATTACAGTGATATATCTATAAAAGGGGCATCGGTTATTTGTCTTCCATAAACAACGCCTTATCTCGCAGCAGATGGTCATTACCACGACGGCGGGTAAAACCAATGCGGTCAAAGTATTCAAGAATTTGTACCGCGAGTTTGCGGCCAACGCCCAGGGAATCGCGGAAATCCGCCGCACTGGTGGCACCTTGTGTTTGATCTAATTCACGGATCAAATTGGCGAAAACCTGAATCCGATCATTTCGATAATAACGATCTTTTATGATCGCAGTGACCAGCCCAAGCTGTGCGGCAAATCGCAGCAGCTGGCGCATGGCTTGTTCATCTTGCTGCGTTTCTCGTGCCAGGTCACGTACCCACCACGGCTCATCACCAAACAGCGCATCGACTTTTTGCCAGACAACCCATTGTTCTGCTGAGAAACCCGGTTTGTGGTCGGGTAAATGCAACCAGCCCTGGCGGCTTGCCAGTAACCCTTCCTGGCGCATTTTTTCTATTAACGCCAGAACCAACGGCTCGTCTTCACCTGGTAACGCCATGCGGCGCAGGCGCTCGCGGCCAGGGCCGGGTTGGTCGTCATGCTGCTGATGATAACGCTCGAGTGTGTCGAGCAATTTCTGTTTCCAGCGCGCCGCCATTTCGTCGCTGAGCAGATTGTTGCCCGCGCGCAGAGAGTCGGTGTCGGCCAGCAACGCTTGCAAACCCTGAGCTGTCAATTGCCGTGCCCAGGCGAAGTCAGTTAGCGTGACGGCACTGCGCTGCAAGTGAATATTGAGCGCCTGTTGGTCATTTTCAGCGAGTTTAAGCTGCTGCAACCATGCCAAAAATGCCGGCTGGCGTTTACCCCGTCGCGGTGCGTGCAAAAGTATGGCTCGCGCTCCACCCAGCGTTACCCGAGCACTGATGTCGCGCAGCACCAGGCGGTCGTTGTCGGCAAGCCACAGCGGGACATCCAACACCAGTTCGGCGAGGTCGTCTTCCAGCAGCGAAATTCGCCCCGTAACGTGGCTTGCGGCGGTGTGAATATGCAGCGGCTGCCATTGTTGCAGCGGTGCATGGCTTTGCAGCTGAACAATCACGCGCTCAACCGGCTGGAGTGGTTTTTCATCCAGTAACCAGTCGCCACGTTTGATATCAATTTTTTCCGCATCGCCGCTAATGTTGAGAGCAATGCGCTGCCCGGCACAGGCGGTATCCGTTTTGCTGTTTTGCGCGTGCAGACCGCGCACACGCATCGGTTTATCAGCACCCGTCAGCCATATCGAATCACCCACATTCACTTCGCCACTTAACGCCGTACCGGTCACTACCAGGCCTGAACCTTTTACGGTAAAAGCACGGTCAATGGCGAGGCGGAAACGATGCTGACGCGGATGTGCGCGCTCTGGCAGTGTAAGTAAGTGCTCACGTAGTTCGTCAATTCCGATACCGCTGGTGGCCGCTGTGACAAATACCGTCGCGTCTTGCCAACCGAATTCGCCGAGGGTATCCACAACCGCTGCCCGTACTTCATCAATACGCGCAGCGCTCACGCGGTCAGCTTTGGTTAATGCGACGGTCAGAGACGGTTTCCCGGTTAATTGCAGAATGGCGAGGTGCTCACGGGTTTGCGCCATCACACCGTCATCGCAAGCGACCACTAACAGCGCATGGTCGATACCGCCTACGCCTGCCAGCATGTTGGCGAGGAATTTTTCATGGCCTGGCACATCAATAAAACCGGGAATGCGGCCATCCGGTTGCGGCCAGTAGGCGTATCCGAGATCGATGGTCATGCCACGCTTTTTTTCTTCCGGCAGGCGGTCAGCGTTCACGCCCGTTAAGGCTTGTAGCAGTGTCGTTTTGCCGTGGTCAACGTGCCCGGCGGTAGCAATAATCATCAGTTCAGGTT
The nucleotide sequence above comes from Buttiauxella selenatireducens. Encoded proteins:
- the yiaY gene encoding L-threonine dehydrogenase, yielding MAATTFYIPSVNIIGMNCLDDALNNLREYGLQRALIVTDTTLSTLGMAKQLQQALETRDIQSFVFDGTHPNPTTSNVQAGLALLRQHNCDCVISLGGGSPHDCAKGIALVATNGGKINDYEGVDRSKHPQLPMIAINTTAGTASEMTRFCIITDEERHIKMAIVDKHVTPIMSVNDSALMVGMPKSLTAATGMDALTHAVEAYVSTAATPITDACALKAVTMICKALPIAVAEGGNEQAREEMAYAQFLAGMAFNNASLGYVHAMAHQLGGFYDLPHGVCNAVLLPHVQKFNSSAAAGRLRDVAAAMGVEVKHMSDQDGAQACIKAIQKLASSVNIPAGLRDLNVKEKDIAELAANALKDACGFTNPIQATHADIMEIYLAAM
- the selB gene encoding selenocysteine-specific translation elongation factor is translated as MIIATAGHVDHGKTTLLQALTGVNADRLPEEKKRGMTIDLGYAYWPQPDGRIPGFIDVPGHEKFLANMLAGVGGIDHALLVVACDDGVMAQTREHLAILQLTGKPSLTVALTKADRVSAARIDEVRAAVVDTLGEFGWQDATVFVTAATSGIGIDELREHLLTLPERAHPRQHRFRLAIDRAFTVKGSGLVVTGTALSGEVNVGDSIWLTGADKPMRVRGLHAQNSKTDTACAGQRIALNISGDAEKIDIKRGDWLLDEKPLQPVERVIVQLQSHAPLQQWQPLHIHTAASHVTGRISLLEDDLAELVLDVPLWLADNDRLVLRDISARVTLGGARAILLHAPRRGKRQPAFLAWLQQLKLAENDQQALNIHLQRSAVTLTDFAWARQLTAQGLQALLADTDSLRAGNNLLSDEMAARWKQKLLDTLERYHQQHDDQPGPGRERLRRMALPGEDEPLVLALIEKMRQEGLLASRQGWLHLPDHKPGFSAEQWVVWQKVDALFGDEPWWVRDLARETQQDEQAMRQLLRFAAQLGLVTAIIKDRYYRNDRIQVFANLIRELDQTQGATSAADFRDSLGVGRKLAVQILEYFDRIGFTRRRGNDHLLRDKALFMEDK